Proteins encoded within one genomic window of Erinaceus europaeus chromosome 13, mEriEur2.1, whole genome shotgun sequence:
- the IFT25 gene encoding intraflagellar transport protein 25 homolog isoform X3 — translation MRKFDLCLNSEGAEVILATSSDEKHPPENIIDGNPETFWTTTGMFPQEFIICFHRHVRIEKLVIQSYFVRTLRIEKSTSKEPTDFEQWIERGT, via the exons ATGAGAAAATTTGATCTTTGTTTGAACTCTGAAGGGGCTGAAGTGATTTTGGCTACATCAAGTGATGAGAAACACCCACCTGAAAATATTATCGATGG GAATCCAGAAACATTTTGGACCACCACAGGAATGTTCCCTCAAGAGTTCATTATTTGTTTTCACAGACATGTCAGGATTGAAAAACTTGTAATCCAAAGTTACTTTG TACGGACCTTGAGGATTGAAAAAAGCACATCTAAAGAGCCAACTGATTTTGAGCAGTGGATTGAAAGAG